In Osmerus mordax isolate fOsmMor3 chromosome 16, fOsmMor3.pri, whole genome shotgun sequence, the genomic stretch GTCTTTGGTTCCTCTTCAGTTATTGGCTGACCATCGGCTTTGTGGGAAGAGACCTTAAGTGTGCCAGTCTTTTTCACTTCATACCTTTGCTGTTTTGCAGACTTCATCCTAAGAACTGTCTTGGAGTACGGCAATTCGCAGAAACCATGATGTGCACCACACTGTATGACACAGCCAACAGTTTTGTTCACCAGCATTTTGTGGACGTGTCCATGTCAGAGGAGTTCCTTTGTCTCCGGCCAGAGGAACTGTTGGAGTTGGTAGGCTGTGACGAGCTGAATATCAAAGCAGAGGAGCAGGCAAGTAATGGAGCCATATGGGAATTGCAAAGCTTTTTCAGGACAAATGCTCTCGAGATGACGTTTTGTAAAACATGTTTCAACCAAAGCTTCTATTCCCTATCCAAAGGTGTTTGAAGCTGTTCTAGCATGGGTACGTCATgaatgtgtggagagggggtCTCTGTTGCCAGAACTGCTCTGCAAGACCCGGCTGCCTCTTTGTCGACCCCAGTTCCTGGCTGACCGGGTCCAGCAAGATGAGTTGGTGCGCTCCTGCCACAAATGCAGGTGATTAACCTTCAAAGTGAACAGTTTAACCCATGGTCATTCCAAACAGTGACATTCTACGTAGTAggcatacaaaaaaaaagattagtAGGCATAAAACAACCTGAGCAAGAGCTTGACGGTGTCATATTGCATCCATAACCCAAAACGTATCCAGTGTTTATCTAATAGCATTTTAAAGGGTACATTATAGTATAATATATTTGAGGAAGTTAGTCTGTTTGTTGATTGGTTCACTGTGAACAGCGAGAGGGTGCCATTTCTTTTGACTGATGGTCTCTTGCTGGATAGATGCAGAGGAAAATGTAACTCACAACCTTTTTGTTTCTCTAACAGGGATCTTGTTGATGAGGCAAAAGATTTTCACCTCATGCCAGAGCGGCGACCTCATCTTCCAGCCTTTAAGACACGGCAAAGATGCTGCACCTCTATTGCAGGGTTAATTTATGCCGTAGGCGGACTCAATACTGCAGGTGAAAATTAATTGATTTGGATATACCATATCTGGGAACTGGGAAGAGTATTTCCAGTCCCCATGTTATGATAATGTTAAGACTGTTCAACCATGTTTTTAAACAGAGGCATCAAATATatgaaaatagtttttttttttttttttacccaggTGATTCATTGAATGTAGTTGAAGTGTTTGACCCCATTGGAAATTGCTGGGAACGATGTCAGCCAATGAAAACGTCACGAAGTCGAGTAGGTGTAGCAGTTGTGAACGGCTTGCTTTATGCTATTGGAGGATATGATGGTCAGTCCCGGCTGAGCACTGTGGAGGTCTACAACCCAGAAACTGACACATGGACACGTGTTGCCAGCATGAATAGCCAACGAAGGTAAGATGTTTCTGTGAACCAGATCTTGACTTCCACACTTCACAACCATTTAGCTGTGCAAGTCAGTGCACAGCTTTTTCTCCTGCTTGATAACCTCACCCAATCTAGAGAGAGCATTGCTCACTGATGACCTCTCTGTTAACTTATATGCCTATAACATCATAGGTCAAAGGTTGAGTGATTTGATCCAATTTGATTTATAAAAGCGTGTCAGCAAATGTACCTTTATTTGTCTCCATCCAtgatctcctttctcctctttttAAATGCAGTGCAATGGGAACAGTTGTTGTGGATGGTCATATATATGTCTGCGGAGGCTATGATGGTAAATCTTCTCTCAACTCTGTGGAGTTCTACTCTCCAGAAACAGACAGGTAAAAAGCTTCCGAACTTTTGAACTTCATGTAATCTATTACCGCTTTCACAGTGCGTTTTCACAGTAATTGACAACATTAATTATGTTATGAGGATTTTTGTCGAGTGGTCAGAAGCCATCCACAAACCTTGTAAGTTCCATTATATATTATTAATTCCTAATGAGGAAACAATTAAGTTGTGTATTGGAGGAAAGAGAAGCCATCATCATTCAGCTCAAGAAAGGTCTCAGTATAGTATTAAGAAACCTTTTTGTGTTGAaaccttggggggggggtgtttaggACAATATTTGGTGACTACTGTTAATGCTTTGCAAATCCCTCGTAAATGGACTGTTAGGGTAAATGTATTATATGATTTCacagatttattttatttttatggacAAAACTTACATATTGATCATAAATCAATAGCTGAAATAGTTGGTGTCAAAATACCAATGTTGTATCAACCCAAACGCAAATAAACAGATGCTGACATCTGAATGAATGTTTCATGCCATGTGGTCCATGTGTACAGGTGGACGGTAGTAACAGAGATGAATGCCAGTCGCAGTGCAGCAGGGGTGACAGTCTTCGATGGAAGGATTTTTGTATCTGGAGGACATGATGGTTTACAAATCTTCAATACGGTTGGTGTTTGATTTGTGTAATCAACAAGGGGGATGATGTGGTGGAAAGGAGGGGTGAAATGGTAACTGGTGTAATGGAACTGGCCTAATTCCATATTGAACGAAACCATTAATTAAACTGTGCATTAAAGTGGGGTGTTTGAAATGCAGCTTTGATTCAAGTTGTAGTCGACAGTCACATATCCTCACGACTGCGAAAGCTACGACAATTGCTCTGGGCTTTTGAAAGCTTAGATTTACTTTAGCCTGTATTCCTCTTAACACTCAAACCCTCTTGCAGGTGGAATTCTACAACCATCACACAGCTCTTTGGCACCCTGTGGCTGGGATGATGAACAAGCGCTGTCGTCACGGGGCCGCTGCCCTGGGAAGCCACCTATACGTGGCAGGAGGTTACGACGGCTCCGGTTTCCTGAGTGGGGCAGAGGTGTACAGCTCTGTGGCCGACCAATGGAGCCACTTGGTGTCCATGAACACACGGCGCAGTCGAGTGTCATTGGTGGCCAACTGTGGAAGACTTTACGCAGTTGGTGGTTACGATGGACAGTCAAATCTGAGTTCGATAGAGATGTATGACCCTGAATCTAACCGTTGGACTTTCATGGCACCCATGGTTAGTCATGagggtggtgtaggggtgggttGTATACCCCTTCAGCCTGCCTAACCCAGCAATTCACCGAAATGAGCCTGTAGTTTTATTTTTGActgggttaaaaaaaaaaaactttgtaaaGATCCATGAACAAGGATGAGGCAGCTATGCTCTGTGTACAAGGTACTACAGATCCAGTCGTGCTTCACATTCTAAGCCTGCTATGCCAATACCACTGAAATGGTAGTGGTGAATAAGTGCATACATTATATGAATGAACAAGCCTGGGTTTTATGATCATGTCTGAAGGTTTGGTGGTTTTTTTAGTTCCTCTCTGTAACTGGAGTGATTTAAACAAACAGAATGGGAGGTAGACAGATGTTTGAACAGGACTTCAGATATAATGTTCACCTACAGGTACAGCGACAGGTTATTGTGGCAATTTGGCAGAGCTGGAAAAAATGAGTTTTGTTATTATTTTAGTGCAGGGCAACCACGTACTTTCAAGTTGTGTTTGCTAGAGGACGTAGTTTAAATAGTCTTTAAACTGGGAGAAAATGATGTGAATTCAGAATTGAGTACATTGGTATCGGCAACAGTTAGGTGTAGGGGCCAAAATCAAGCACATACTTGTGGTAAGAAGTCCATGTAGCTAATTATACCTATGTTAGGTAATTTGCGCAATGTAATAGTCATTTATTCAGTGCTCAAAATGCGACAAAATATTATAGTTTATTCACATCTGGTTTTGAACAAATGTAACCTTTCTGATCAACTGGTGGAAATTAGCATCTTTGTGATGTGTTTTAGTGTAATTTCTTTGATAACCAGTGCAAATGTGCAAACTGTGTACAAGTTGGGAAAGCTGCTTATCTTCTTCCAGTTTGTCGTCCAATGTAGGGCTCGAACTAGGAATAATCTAATTGAGCTATGTTGTGGTGCTCAAAACGTCTTAATTGGCAGTTGTGATGTTTTGTTGTGTAGAAAATCGGTAGCCACCTGTATTCCATGTTCCAAACAAAATGTGGCTTTGGTGAGCAGCAATGCTGTTTTTGCTTACACGTTAACTAGGATGTGGGGGACAAAATATTATTGTGGcttgattaaaatatttaatacaAATGCATGTAGTTAATATTACTAAAACTACTACAACTACAAGGGCATTCCACAATGTTGAACATTCTTACTTTAATGGCTTGAAATAGTATTGAACCCTTTTGTAGGTAGTGGCTCCTTAACCTTCCGTTGTGGCGCTACACAGTGTGGGTCTTCAACACTATAGATGGACAGCACGTTTTTTAAGAGACAGGAGGATTTTTTAAGTTGGTCCAGGATGACAAACTGCACAAACTATCATTTTGTAGAGAATATAATTTTTATTTACTCATTGTGACATGATTGTTAGTGGATTAGGATATCTTCAGTTAGCTTGGATTGATCATACTTATGGACATGTTCACAATGTTCATCAAGCACACCTCTACTTACTTCCAGATGGGCTGGAACCTGtagaaacaaaaacaattttGCTACgttcaaaaatgtaaataattaaCATATAATTTGATATAGGTTTTAATTTTGGACAGAACTACAGTAGGTGTAATTTGTAATATCAGGTGTGCTATCAACACTGGAAACCTAAAACAGTAGTTATAGCCGTTAAAGTCTCGGACCACTATTTGAAATATTTCTAATTTCTGTGAttataaaaagaaaaagagggaatTGTTAGAGTTaactgggctgcgtttcccgataacacATCTAACTGTGCTGCTATGTGAGGACGTTACTAAAAAATAAAGTAACAGAAGAAACATACATAGTTAAATGTTCCAAATAAACATAATCAAGTGTTGGTGCTattgatggtgcagtatgattaTTATTCATGTTA encodes the following:
- the klhl18 gene encoding kelch-like protein 18, which translates into the protein MTMGDMIYEELEDLMHFSVHDLPGRGYSVMEEIRRQGKLCDVTLKIGDHKFSAHRIVLAASIPYFHAMFTNDMVECKQDEIVMQGMDPSALEALINFAYNGHVAIDQQNVQVLLIGASFLQLQNVKDACCSFLQERLHPKNCLGVRQFAETMMCTTLYDTANSFVHQHFVDVSMSEEFLCLRPEELLELVGCDELNIKAEEQVFEAVLAWVRHECVERGSLLPELLCKTRLPLCRPQFLADRVQQDELVRSCHKCRDLVDEAKDFHLMPERRPHLPAFKTRQRCCTSIAGLIYAVGGLNTAGDSLNVVEVFDPIGNCWERCQPMKTSRSRVGVAVVNGLLYAIGGYDGQSRLSTVEVYNPETDTWTRVASMNSQRSAMGTVVVDGHIYVCGGYDGKSSLNSVEFYSPETDRWTVVTEMNASRSAAGVTVFDGRIFVSGGHDGLQIFNTVEFYNHHTALWHPVAGMMNKRCRHGAAALGSHLYVAGGYDGSGFLSGAEVYSSVADQWSHLVSMNTRRSRVSLVANCGRLYAVGGYDGQSNLSSIEMYDPESNRWTFMAPMVSHEGGVGVGCIPLQPA